In one window of Gossypium arboreum isolate Shixiya-1 chromosome 4, ASM2569848v2, whole genome shotgun sequence DNA:
- the LOC108458273 gene encoding cinnamoyl-CoA reductase-like SNL6: MGIARAQDEESERREFEDFRKTLVALAATERSKENDDFKGLMSSHIADLDFQQDKLVCVTSGVSFLGLALVNRLLLRGYSVRILVDNQEDVETLREMQVSGEMMMACNNKISVVMARQTEIQGLMEAFDGCRGVFHTSAFVDPSGISGYSKSMAEIEVKASENVMKACARTASVRNCVLTSSLLACIWRDSSQHDLPLLVNHDSWSNEALCMEKKLWFALGKLKAEKVAWKIAEEMSLKLTTICPGLITGPQFSHRNPTATIAYLKGAQEMYAKGLLATVDVIRLAEAHVAVFEAMNKTAFGRYICFDRIIERDEEAEKLASEIGIPPNRISGNSLEFIPTHFELSNKKLNNLMSRTIRNWYGQSQP; encoded by the exons ATGGGGATTGCAAGGGCGCAAGATGAAGAGAGTGAAAGAAGGGAGTTTGAAGACTTCAGGAAGACTTTAGTTGCTTTGGCTGCCACGGAAAGAAGCAAAGAAAATGATGACTTCAAAGGCCTAATGAGTTCCCATATCGCCGACCTTGATTTTCAACAAGACAAGCTTGTTTGTGTGACCAGTGGTGTTTCTTTCCTTGGGCTTGCCTTAGTTAATCGTCTCTTGCTCCGTGGATACTCTGTTCGAATCCTTGTGGATAACCAAG AAGATGTAGAGACGCTGAGGGAGATGCAAGTTTCAGGGGAGATGATGATGGCTTGTAACAATAAAATATCAGTGGTAATGGCTAGGCAAACTGAAATCCAGGGGCTGATGGAGGCCTTTGATGGGTGTCGTGGAGTGTTTCACACCTCTGCTTTTGTTGATCCTTCTGGCATCTCTGGTTATTCA AAATCCATGGCTGAAATAGAAGTGAAGGCAAGTGAAAATGTGATGAAGGCATGTGCAAGAACAGCTTCTGTGAGGAATTGTGTGCTCACTTCTTCACTTTTGGCCTGCATATGGAGAGACAGCTCCCAACATGATCTTCCCCTTTTGGTTAATCATGATTCTTGGAGCAATGAAGCACTTTGTATGGAGAAAAAG CTCTGGTTTGCATTGGGGAAGCTGAAAGCAGAAAAAGTTGCATGGAAAATAGCTGAAGAAATGAGCTTAAAACTGACCACAATCTGTCCAGGACTCATTACAGGCCCTCAATTCTCCCATAGAAACCCCACAGCAACTATAGCTTATCTTAAAG GGGCTCAAGAAATGTATGCAAAGGGATTACTAGCCACTGTTGATGTAATTAGACTGGCTGAGGCTCATGTAGCTGTGTTTGAGGCAATGAACAAAACAGCATTTGGAAGGTACATTTGTTTTGATCGAATCATTGAAAGAGATGAAGAAGCTGAGAAGCTGGCAAGTGAAATAGGGATTCCTCCAAACAGGATTTCTGGGAATTCATTGGAATTTATTCCAACTCACTTTGAATTGTCAAACAAGAAACTTAACAATCTTATGTCAAGAACAATCAGAAACTGGTATGGACAAAGTCAACCCTAG